A stretch of Paracoccus seriniphilus DNA encodes these proteins:
- a CDS encoding 2Fe-2S iron-sulfur cluster-binding protein, with product MSLSQTDTPRPVALHLTVNGTPADVLVPPRMQLAEILRDRLNLTATHLACEQGVCGACTVMMDGKPVRSCLTFATDCEGRHVETLEGWHGDELMDRLRAAFTRNHALQCGFCTPGMLATARDLVERLPDADETRIRNELSGNLCRCTGYVGIVAAISQVIGERDAAGIAPSGAPRLPTPAPAAFAPFTPRAEAAPAQPAAPMGSASVEDGWTVVRRRVALNHPPAAVWAHFADLPEVARCLPGAEILAIEGQHFTGHVGVRFGPISARFEGEGEFLADDSSREGRVTGRGKDRGGQSNVEGALGFVVTQGSSPDSSNVDVSFRFRIEGMLGQFNRPELVNGLVDYILGEFIANCDAVLSGGEVRAAKGVSLWAVLRSIIAGFFRRS from the coding sequence ATGAGCCTTTCGCAAACCGACACCCCGCGTCCGGTCGCCCTGCATCTGACGGTCAACGGAACACCTGCCGATGTGCTGGTCCCCCCGCGCATGCAATTGGCCGAGATCCTGCGCGACCGGCTGAATCTGACTGCCACCCATCTGGCCTGCGAACAGGGCGTCTGCGGGGCCTGCACGGTGATGATGGACGGCAAGCCAGTGCGATCCTGCCTGACCTTTGCAACCGATTGCGAAGGGCGACATGTGGAAACGCTGGAGGGGTGGCACGGCGATGAGCTGATGGACCGGCTGCGCGCCGCCTTTACCCGCAACCATGCGCTGCAATGCGGATTTTGCACGCCCGGAATGCTGGCCACGGCACGGGATCTGGTGGAACGTCTTCCCGATGCCGATGAAACCCGCATTCGAAATGAACTGTCGGGCAATCTCTGCCGCTGCACCGGCTATGTCGGGATAGTCGCGGCCATTTCGCAGGTCATCGGCGAACGCGATGCCGCCGGGATCGCCCCCTCCGGCGCGCCGCGCCTGCCAACACCTGCGCCTGCCGCATTCGCCCCTTTCACGCCACGCGCCGAAGCCGCGCCCGCGCAACCGGCTGCGCCCATGGGATCGGCCAGTGTCGAGGATGGCTGGACCGTCGTGCGCCGCCGCGTCGCGCTGAACCATCCGCCCGCAGCGGTCTGGGCGCATTTCGCCGATTTGCCCGAGGTGGCGCGCTGCCTGCCGGGAGCCGAGATCCTTGCCATCGAAGGCCAGCATTTCACCGGCCATGTCGGTGTGCGCTTTGGCCCCATCTCGGCACGTTTCGAAGGCGAAGGTGAGTTTCTGGCCGATGACAGCAGCCGCGAAGGCCGCGTGACCGGCCGCGGCAAGGACCGGGGCGGGCAATCCAATGTCGAAGGGGCGCTTGGTTTTGTCGTGACCCAGGGCAGCAGCCCGGACAGTTCGAATGTGGATGTATCCTTCCGCTTTCGGATCGAGGGCATGTTGGGCCAGTTCAACCGCCCCGAGCTTGTCAACGGTCTGGTCGATTACATCCTTGGCGAGTTCATCGCCAATTGCGATGCGGTCCTGTCGGGCGGAGAGGTTCGCGCCGCCAAGGGCGTCAGCCTTTGGGCGGTCTTGCGTTCGATCATCGCCGGATTCTTCCGCAGATCCTGA
- a CDS encoding FAD binding domain-containing protein, whose amino-acid sequence MKPAAFSHLRAETPAAVADGLQAENSKIIAGGQSLGPMLNLRLARPTQLVGLNILPGMEAASERGDTIVIGAGVTHARIEDGACGVDLPPMMRHVARSIAYRAVRNKGTIGGSLAHADPAADWVTVMTALDASLLLHAPDGSQRRLPMRDFMLGAYRTALAPREYVEAVEVATTMRGALWGYDKLCRKVGEFADAIGALVLDPSTGYARLVAGATGARPLILSGLAGDIARNARHPGEAAVHTALTEQLPDSDPVKLHLLTTALCRAIEKVIPA is encoded by the coding sequence ATGAAACCCGCAGCCTTCTCTCATCTGCGCGCCGAGACACCTGCCGCCGTCGCCGATGGCCTGCAGGCCGAAAACAGCAAGATCATCGCGGGCGGGCAATCGCTTGGCCCGATGTTGAACCTGCGGCTGGCGCGCCCCACGCAACTGGTCGGATTGAACATTCTGCCCGGCATGGAAGCGGCTTCGGAACGCGGCGATACCATCGTCATCGGAGCCGGCGTGACCCATGCCCGGATAGAGGACGGCGCTTGCGGCGTCGATTTGCCGCCGATGATGCGGCATGTGGCGCGCAGCATCGCCTATCGCGCGGTTCGCAACAAGGGCACGATTGGCGGGTCCCTGGCCCATGCCGACCCGGCAGCAGATTGGGTCACGGTCATGACCGCACTGGACGCCAGCCTGCTTTTGCACGCGCCGGATGGCAGCCAGCGACGCCTGCCGATGCGTGACTTCATGCTGGGGGCCTATCGCACGGCCTTGGCTCCGCGGGAATATGTCGAAGCGGTCGAGGTCGCGACGACGATGCGCGGCGCACTTTGGGGCTATGACAAACTGTGCCGCAAGGTCGGTGAATTTGCCGATGCCATTGGTGCGCTGGTGCTGGACCCCTCTACCGGCTACGCGCGTCTTGTTGCCGGAGCAACCGGCGCGCGACCGCTGATCCTGTCCGGTCTGGCCGGCGATATCGCCCGCAATGCCCGCCACCCCGGCGAAGCGGCCGTTCATACCGCATTGACCGAGCAACTGCCCGATTCCGACCCGGTCAAGCTGCATCTGCTGACAACCGCGCTGTGCCGCGCCATCGAAAAAGTGATTCCCGCATGA
- a CDS encoding xanthine dehydrogenase family protein molybdopterin-binding subunit yields the protein MHSGIGARALRKEDARHLKGKAQFVGDIKIPDTWEAAFVRSPLAHARLVAIHKPAGAEAQVFTAADMPDLKPIRCESTLPSYKMSDYPALARDKVRYVGECIALCIAPTRAEAEDLAEAVRVDLDPLEPVVNVGTALKDGAPLLHEEWNDNLFLTTRHDGDLSEARARATVVIERNYETARQAMNPMEGKGVLAHWDHKAEQLIVYTSTQVPHLIRTGISECLGLDQGDVRVIAPDVGGGFGYKCVLQPEELSVSWVARKTDRPIRWTEDRREHLTAGANTRQHSYKITAYADDSGRLLGLDADIWVDIGAYSVWPFTACLEAAQAGGNLPGPYDLGAYACRTYSVATNKPAFTPYRGVARPGVCFAMELTMDAIARAVGKDPLEVRCLNLVPGAAMPYTNVTGKFYDSGDYPQAARAAAEMIHAETFRARQKAAAAEGRHIGIGFAAFTEQSAHGTKVFASWGLPLVPGYEQAMVKLTPSGTVEVRSGNHSFGQGLETTVAQVACEWLKTDLSQVKVTMGDTGLTPYSTGAYASRGMVMAGGAVSKAAEELARRLKIHGAHLLQCQPEDVEIRDGAVTDGLSSVAFPEIAAAWYLHPDRLPDDVNTAGLEVTEGYKPDIDTGVFTYATHAAIVEVDPRSGRTEILDYVIFEDCGRRVNPMILDGQSYGGAAQGIGTALFEEVIYDAAGQPLTSTLADYIMPGPAELPHIRLGHMETLSPHTRHGMKGVGEGAAIAPAGAIVNAINDALSGYGVELTQIPATPHRVLSAILNARQAQEARA from the coding sequence ATGCATTCCGGAATAGGCGCGCGCGCTTTGCGCAAGGAGGATGCCCGACACCTGAAGGGCAAGGCCCAGTTCGTCGGAGACATCAAGATTCCCGACACATGGGAGGCCGCATTCGTGCGCAGCCCGCTGGCCCATGCACGACTTGTCGCAATCCACAAACCCGCAGGTGCCGAGGCACAGGTCTTCACTGCGGCCGACATGCCCGATCTGAAACCGATCCGCTGCGAGTCCACCCTGCCCAGCTACAAGATGTCGGATTATCCGGCGCTGGCCCGCGACAAGGTGCGCTATGTCGGGGAATGTATCGCGCTTTGCATCGCGCCGACCCGCGCCGAGGCCGAAGATCTGGCCGAGGCCGTGCGCGTCGATCTTGATCCGCTGGAACCGGTGGTGAATGTCGGGACGGCGCTGAAGGATGGCGCGCCGCTGTTGCATGAGGAATGGAACGACAATCTGTTCCTGACGACCCGCCATGACGGCGACCTGTCCGAGGCCAGGGCAAGGGCAACCGTGGTGATCGAGCGCAACTATGAAACCGCGCGACAGGCCATGAACCCGATGGAGGGCAAGGGCGTGCTGGCCCATTGGGATCACAAGGCAGAGCAGTTGATCGTATATACATCAACGCAAGTGCCGCATCTGATCCGCACGGGAATCTCGGAATGCCTGGGGCTGGATCAGGGCGACGTTCGCGTGATCGCCCCCGATGTCGGCGGCGGATTTGGCTACAAATGCGTGTTGCAGCCCGAAGAGCTTTCTGTCTCCTGGGTGGCTCGCAAGACCGACCGTCCGATCCGCTGGACCGAAGACCGGCGCGAACATCTGACGGCTGGCGCGAATACCCGCCAGCACAGCTACAAGATCACGGCCTATGCCGACGACAGCGGGCGCTTGCTGGGGCTGGACGCCGATATCTGGGTGGATATCGGGGCCTATTCGGTCTGGCCGTTCACGGCCTGTCTCGAGGCGGCGCAGGCCGGGGGCAATCTGCCCGGACCCTATGATCTGGGTGCCTATGCCTGCCGCACCTATTCGGTTGCCACGAACAAGCCGGCATTTACCCCCTATCGCGGCGTGGCGCGCCCCGGCGTCTGTTTTGCAATGGAACTGACCATGGATGCCATTGCGCGGGCCGTGGGCAAGGACCCGCTGGAGGTGCGCTGCCTCAATCTCGTTCCGGGGGCAGCGATGCCCTATACCAATGTGACCGGCAAATTCTACGATTCCGGCGACTATCCTCAGGCGGCCCGTGCCGCCGCCGAAATGATCCATGCCGAAACCTTTCGCGCCCGGCAAAAGGCCGCCGCAGCCGAGGGACGTCATATCGGCATCGGCTTTGCCGCCTTTACGGAACAATCGGCTCATGGCACCAAGGTCTTTGCCTCATGGGGGCTGCCGCTGGTGCCGGGCTATGAACAGGCCATGGTCAAGCTGACGCCTTCGGGCACGGTCGAGGTCCGTTCGGGCAATCATTCCTTTGGTCAGGGGCTGGAAACAACCGTTGCCCAGGTCGCCTGCGAATGGCTCAAGACCGATCTTTCCCAGGTCAAGGTGACAATGGGCGATACCGGGCTGACGCCCTATTCCACCGGGGCCTATGCCTCGCGCGGGATGGTGATGGCGGGTGGCGCTGTCTCCAAGGCCGCCGAAGAACTGGCCCGGCGGCTGAAGATACATGGCGCGCATCTGCTGCAATGCCAGCCCGAAGATGTGGAAATCCGCGACGGCGCCGTGACCGACGGCCTGTCCTCGGTGGCATTCCCGGAAATCGCCGCGGCCTGGTATCTGCACCCTGACCGTCTGCCCGATGATGTGAACACCGCCGGGCTGGAGGTGACCGAGGGCTACAAACCCGATATCGACACCGGCGTCTTCACCTATGCCACCCATGCAGCCATCGTCGAGGTCGATCCGCGCAGCGGGCGCACCGAGATTCTGGACTATGTCATCTTTGAAGATTGCGGTCGCCGGGTGAACCCGATGATCCTTGACGGGCAATCCTATGGCGGGGCAGCGCAGGGCATCGGCACCGCATTGTTCGAAGAGGTGATCTATGACGCGGCAGGACAGCCACTGACCTCGACACTTGCCGATTACATCATGCCCGGACCGGCAGAGCTGCCCCATATCCGGCTGGGCCATATGGAAACCCTGTCACCCCATACCCGCCACGGGATGAAGGGCGTCGGTGAAGGCGCCGCCATTGCCCCCGCGGGGGCCATCGTCAACGCGATCAATGATGCGCTTTCGGGATACGGGGTCGAACTGACACAGATCCCCGCCACGCCACATCGCGTTCTCTCTGCCATTCTGAACGCCAGACAAGCACAGGAGGCACGTGCATGA
- a CDS encoding MarR family winged helix-turn-helix transcriptional regulator, producing the protein MNTKGSDAGNVPQDAESPFGKSKYDDLWGRPGYLVRRLHQIHIGLFAEACDGMDLTAVQYAMLSVLYSGEEFDQLSLSKAVGIDRTSGADVIKRLVRRGLATREPSEADRRAQVVRITEEGRVFVRQVRPLMEEAQDKFVSPLTKEERKVFMRLLSKLIKANNDASRAPMK; encoded by the coding sequence GTGAACACCAAAGGATCAGACGCTGGAAATGTTCCGCAGGACGCGGAAAGCCCGTTTGGAAAATCGAAATATGACGACCTGTGGGGCCGGCCGGGATATCTGGTCCGCCGTCTTCACCAAATCCATATCGGCCTGTTCGCCGAAGCCTGTGACGGGATGGATCTGACGGCTGTGCAATATGCAATGCTGTCGGTGCTTTATAGCGGTGAGGAATTCGACCAGCTTTCGCTGTCCAAGGCCGTGGGCATCGACCGGACCAGCGGGGCCGATGTCATCAAGCGACTGGTCCGGCGCGGTCTGGCCACACGCGAACCCTCCGAGGCCGACCGCAGGGCGCAGGTCGTGCGGATCACGGAAGAGGGGCGCGTCTTCGTGCGGCAGGTCCGCCCGCTGATGGAAGAAGCTCAGGACAAATTCGTATCGCCGCTGACCAAGGAAGAACGCAAGGTCTTCATGCGGTTGCTCAGCAAGCTGATCAAGGCAAACAACGATGCCTCGCGTGCGCCGATGAAGTAA
- a CDS encoding branched-chain amino acid ABC transporter permease, producing MTLFAQFFLTGIVTGCFLILATIGFSFTRRVEGFLNIAHAELLGVSAFTTWALNKPLGWHILPSALVAIVLTAFVGLIIGRVVYDPIRKFGPSVMLITSVGVAYVIGGTVDALIGTGIRTLDIPLASSIRFLGLRITNYQLLVVVLAVVACASLALFLNKSRTGLAIRAISANPELAASRGIDVRKTSRATWLISSGMAGIAGVMLGVIATLSTDIAFHQILYILAVAILAGLGSLYAVILSGLIVGIAMDVSVFWIPAGYRPLIAFAVVILVLLVRPQGLAGSASSK from the coding sequence ATGACGCTGTTCGCGCAGTTTTTTCTGACGGGAATCGTCACCGGTTGCTTTCTTATCCTTGCGACGATCGGCTTTTCGTTTACCCGCCGCGTGGAAGGGTTTCTGAACATTGCCCATGCGGAATTGCTGGGGGTGTCGGCCTTTACCACCTGGGCGCTGAACAAGCCGCTTGGCTGGCACATCCTGCCTTCGGCGCTGGTCGCGATCGTCCTGACTGCCTTTGTCGGCCTGATCATCGGGCGGGTCGTCTATGATCCGATCCGCAAATTCGGGCCTTCGGTGATGCTGATCACCTCGGTCGGGGTGGCCTATGTCATTGGTGGCACAGTGGATGCGCTGATCGGCACCGGCATCCGGACGCTGGACATTCCGCTGGCCTCCAGCATCCGCTTTCTGGGTCTGAGGATCACCAATTACCAGTTGCTGGTCGTGGTTCTGGCCGTGGTGGCATGTGCATCGCTGGCCTTGTTCCTGAACAAATCCAGGACCGGTCTGGCCATCCGCGCCATATCGGCCAATCCCGAACTGGCGGCCTCGCGCGGGATCGACGTGCGCAAGACCAGCCGCGCGACATGGCTGATCTCTTCGGGGATGGCGGGAATCGCGGGGGTCATGCTGGGTGTGATTGCAACCCTGTCCACCGATATCGCCTTTCACCAGATTCTCTACATCCTTGCCGTGGCGATCCTTGCCGGTCTGGGGTCGCTGTATGCGGTGATCCTGTCGGGGCTGATCGTGGGCATCGCAATGGATGTATCGGTCTTCTGGATCCCGGCGGGCTATCGGCCGCTGATCGCCTTTGCGGTCGTGATCCTGGTTCTTCTGGTTCGCCCGCAGGGCCTTGCAGGGAGCGCGTCGTCCAAATGA
- a CDS encoding branched-chain amino acid ABC transporter permease — protein sequence MLMSTLMFGAMFSVLTISLNLQYARGGMINFGTVAYFAAGAYAYAIFTQEPPSGLDQYAFGLNAPWWVGFIAAGLAAMIFALVTGWPTLRLRGEYLALTTFAFAEVLHSVLLNERRIGNGSVGMANVERPDPTVLGLDDTLVYTLAACALMLATAWIFRRLLASPYGRLVDATRDDEIAAEAVGKNTARVRLQIFVISAIPIGLAGALYAMITTLVAPALFTAEVTFFVWIALALGGERTIIGAILGTMALVFFQEAVRMIPFETVRSAQIAASVEEVITGILFIIVLRWQPWDRLSRKAQS from the coding sequence ATGCTTATGTCCACATTGATGTTCGGCGCGATGTTTTCGGTGCTGACCATTTCGCTGAACCTGCAATATGCCCGTGGCGGCATGATCAACTTTGGCACGGTCGCCTATTTCGCCGCCGGGGCCTATGCCTACGCCATCTTCACGCAAGAGCCGCCCTCGGGGCTGGATCAATATGCATTTGGCCTGAATGCACCATGGTGGGTCGGCTTCATTGCGGCCGGGCTTGCCGCCATGATCTTTGCGCTTGTCACCGGCTGGCCGACGCTGCGATTGCGCGGCGAATATCTGGCGCTGACCACGTTTGCCTTTGCCGAGGTGCTGCATTCGGTTCTGCTGAACGAACGGCGCATCGGCAATGGCAGCGTCGGCATGGCCAATGTCGAACGTCCGGACCCGACTGTTCTGGGGTTGGACGACACGCTGGTCTATACGCTGGCGGCCTGCGCATTGATGCTGGCGACGGCCTGGATCTTTCGCCGCTTGCTGGCCTCGCCCTATGGTCGGTTGGTCGATGCGACGCGCGACGATGAAATTGCAGCCGAGGCCGTGGGCAAGAACACCGCGCGGGTGCGGCTGCAGATCTTCGTCATCTCGGCCATCCCGATCGGTCTGGCAGGCGCGCTTTACGCGATGATCACCACATTGGTGGCACCTGCACTGTTCACGGCTGAAGTGACCTTCTTTGTCTGGATCGCGCTGGCCCTGGGTGGCGAACGCACCATCATCGGGGCGATCCTTGGCACCATGGCGCTGGTCTTCTTTCAGGAAGCGGTGCGGATGATCCCCTTTGAAACCGTGCGCAGCGCGCAGATCGCGGCCTCGGTCGAAGAGGTCATTACCGGGATTCTCTTCATCATCGTGCTGCGCTGGCAGCCCTGGGACCGCCTGTCACGAAAGGCCCAATCATGA
- a CDS encoding ABC transporter ATP-binding protein: protein MTDSILQLDGVAKDFNKFRAVGGKDGLTFDVKRGGFLGLIGPNGAGKSTTFNLISGVLRPSMGKVTFDGVDLSPLNIAEIAALGLGRTFQTPRAFESLNVIDNVMVGLAHAEESPMAALFGRWKPAERALTGKAEAALERVGLIGRRHDAVSNLSGGELRMLEVARQLVRDPRILLLDEPTAGVDPTLQGKLSEILADLHADGTTLIVVEHNLGFLMSLADSVVVLQNGALLAKGTPDDIRRDPHVIAAYLGADHEA, encoded by the coding sequence ATGACCGATAGCATTCTGCAACTGGACGGCGTGGCAAAGGACTTCAACAAGTTCCGTGCCGTCGGCGGCAAGGACGGGCTGACCTTTGACGTGAAGCGGGGTGGCTTTCTTGGCCTGATCGGGCCGAACGGCGCGGGAAAATCGACCACATTCAACCTGATTTCCGGTGTGTTGCGTCCCAGCATGGGCAAGGTCACCTTCGACGGGGTCGATCTGTCGCCGCTGAATATTGCCGAAATCGCGGCGCTTGGCCTTGGGCGGACCTTCCAGACCCCGCGTGCCTTTGAAAGCCTGAATGTCATCGACAATGTGATGGTCGGGCTGGCACATGCCGAGGAAAGCCCGATGGCGGCGCTGTTCGGCCGCTGGAAACCGGCCGAAAGGGCACTGACCGGCAAGGCAGAGGCGGCGCTGGAGCGGGTTGGCCTGATCGGGCGGCGCCATGACGCCGTGTCGAACCTGTCGGGCGGTGAATTGAGGATGCTGGAGGTGGCGCGGCAATTGGTGCGCGATCCGCGCATCCTGCTGCTGGACGAACCGACAGCCGGTGTCGATCCGACGCTGCAGGGAAAACTGTCCGAAATCCTTGCCGATCTGCATGCCGATGGCACGACGCTGATCGTGGTCGAACATAATCTCGGCTTTCTGATGTCGCTGGCCGACAGCGTGGTCGTTTTGCAAAACGGGGCGCTGCTGGCCAAAGGCACGCCCGATGACATCCGGCGCGATCCCCATGTGATCGCGGCCTATCTGGGGGCGGATCATGAAGCTTGA
- a CDS encoding ABC transporter ATP-binding protein, which produces MKLEVKGLHSGYGKVTILHGVDFVAQPGEITCVLGPNGAGKSTLMKTIAGHLPASQGEIGIDGRPVQGLNALQATRLGIGYVAQENNTFREMSVRDNLLASALAFDGTDALIEETYRRFPILDERAGQQAGTLSGGERQTLAIANALLASPQLLILDEPTAGLAPIFVDRIVEWITELAQSGMSVIWVVEQNPEKILKISRTTWMFDAGRNRETLPSEALLEPGRLEAMLLQEH; this is translated from the coding sequence ATGAAGCTTGAAGTCAAGGGGCTGCACAGCGGCTATGGCAAGGTCACGATCCTGCATGGCGTCGATTTCGTGGCCCAGCCGGGCGAGATCACCTGCGTTCTCGGCCCCAACGGGGCAGGGAAGTCCACCCTGATGAAAACGATTGCGGGGCATCTGCCCGCGTCGCAGGGTGAAATCGGCATTGACGGAAGGCCGGTTCAGGGGCTGAACGCCCTTCAGGCGACCAGACTTGGCATCGGCTATGTCGCGCAAGAGAACAACACCTTCCGGGAAATGTCGGTGCGCGACAATCTGCTGGCATCGGCGCTGGCATTTGACGGAACCGATGCATTGATCGAGGAAACCTATCGCCGGTTTCCCATCCTTGACGAGCGCGCCGGCCAGCAGGCGGGCACCCTGTCGGGCGGAGAGCGTCAGACCCTGGCCATTGCAAACGCCCTGTTGGCCTCGCCGCAGCTATTGATTCTGGATGAACCGACCGCCGGTCTGGCCCCGATCTTTGTCGATCGTATCGTCGAATGGATCACCGAGCTGGCGCAATCGGGCATGAGTGTGATCTGGGTTGTCGAGCAGAACCCCGAAAAAATCCTGAAAATTTCGCGGACCACCTGGATGTTCGACGCCGGGCGCAACCGCGAAACCCTGCCAAGCGAGGCCTTGCTTGAGCCCGGGCGGCTTGAGGCCATGTTGCTTCAGGAACACTGA